From Myxococcus stipitatus, the proteins below share one genomic window:
- a CDS encoding MBL fold metallo-hydrolase: MLDEVQAGPYTVRGISVGGVYTSLQVPELEVVLDVGVPVRSFAGTERIFLSHAHPDHASGLGSLLGIRRLLGKGAPQLFLPAEIEAQVHEALAVLGRLHHTSMDVRTVPMRPGDVKPLGHDLHVRAFRTHHSVPSLGYQFLRRVTKLRPEFLDTPPQEIARRRKAGEDLFVAREHLELAYATDTLSKVLETEPGLFDSRVLVIECTFVDPKRPVQDARDRAHLHLDELIAQADRFRNEALVLMHFSQSLAPHDVRALIEERLPPTLRERVRILAPAAGRWFG, encoded by the coding sequence ATGCTCGATGAAGTCCAGGCGGGGCCCTACACCGTTCGAGGAATCTCCGTGGGAGGCGTGTACACCTCCCTCCAGGTGCCGGAGCTGGAGGTGGTGCTCGACGTGGGAGTCCCCGTCCGCTCCTTCGCGGGGACCGAGCGCATCTTCCTGAGCCACGCCCACCCGGACCATGCCAGCGGGCTCGGTTCGCTGCTGGGCATCCGCCGGCTGTTGGGGAAGGGCGCGCCCCAGCTGTTCCTCCCGGCGGAGATCGAAGCGCAGGTCCATGAGGCCCTCGCGGTGCTGGGCCGTCTGCACCACACGTCCATGGACGTGCGCACGGTGCCGATGCGCCCGGGGGACGTGAAGCCGCTCGGTCATGACCTGCATGTCCGGGCGTTCCGCACGCACCACTCCGTGCCGTCCCTGGGCTACCAGTTCCTCCGCCGCGTCACGAAGCTGCGACCGGAGTTCCTCGACACGCCTCCCCAGGAGATTGCCCGCCGCCGCAAGGCGGGCGAGGACCTCTTCGTCGCGCGCGAACACCTCGAGCTCGCCTACGCGACGGACACGCTCTCGAAGGTCCTCGAGACGGAGCCGGGGCTCTTCGATTCGCGGGTGCTCGTCATCGAGTGCACCTTCGTGGACCCGAAGCGCCCCGTGCAGGACGCGAGGGATCGCGCGCACCTGCACCTCGACGAGCTCATCGCCCAGGCGGACCGCTTCCGCAACGAGGCCCTCGTCCTGATGCACTTCAGCCAGTCGCTCGCGCCCCACGACGTCCGCGCGCTCATCGAGGAGCGGCTGCCGCCGACGCTGCGAGAGCGCGTCCGGATCCTCGCGCCCGCCGCCGGGCGCTGGTTCGGCTGA
- a CDS encoding NADH:flavin oxidoreductase/NADH oxidase, which yields MSSLLFTPLTLRGVTLRNRVGVSPMCQYSASDGFADEWHFVHLGSRAVGGAGLILVEATAVEDIGRISPRDLGLWKGAHIDSLARITRFLSKHGATPGVQLAHAGRKASTAPPWEGGGAVAPGAGGWRPVGPGPEPFDAKSLAPEPLDVAAIARIVGAFADATVRARTAGFRVIEIHAAHGYLLHEFLSPLSNRRDDAYGGTFDNRIRFLREVVHAVRRQWPDELPLLVRLSCTDWVEGGWTVEDSIALARILAKEGVDLIDCSSGGNVPGVKIPTGPGYQTRFAERIRREAQVPTGAVGLIRSAMQAEHILRTEQADMVFLARELLRDPYWPLRAARSLGADVAWPHQYERARN from the coding sequence ATGAGCAGCCTGTTGTTCACGCCGTTGACCCTGCGGGGCGTCACCCTGCGCAACCGCGTGGGCGTCTCACCCATGTGTCAGTACTCGGCCTCCGACGGCTTCGCTGACGAGTGGCACTTCGTCCACCTGGGCAGCCGCGCGGTCGGCGGCGCCGGGCTCATCCTCGTCGAGGCCACGGCGGTCGAGGACATCGGGCGCATTTCGCCCAGGGACCTGGGCTTGTGGAAGGGCGCGCACATCGACTCGCTGGCGCGCATCACCCGCTTCCTCTCGAAGCACGGCGCCACGCCGGGCGTCCAGCTGGCCCACGCCGGACGCAAGGCGTCCACCGCGCCTCCCTGGGAGGGTGGTGGCGCCGTGGCTCCGGGGGCGGGCGGGTGGCGCCCCGTGGGGCCCGGGCCCGAGCCGTTCGACGCGAAGTCTCTTGCCCCCGAGCCGCTCGACGTGGCGGCTATCGCGCGCATCGTGGGCGCCTTCGCGGACGCGACCGTCCGGGCCCGGACGGCGGGCTTCCGGGTCATCGAAATCCACGCGGCCCATGGCTATCTGCTCCATGAGTTCCTCTCGCCGCTGAGCAATCGCCGGGACGACGCCTATGGCGGCACCTTCGACAACCGGATCCGGTTCTTGCGGGAGGTGGTGCACGCCGTACGGCGGCAGTGGCCCGACGAGCTGCCGCTCCTGGTGCGCCTGTCGTGCACCGACTGGGTGGAGGGGGGCTGGACGGTGGAGGACTCCATCGCGCTGGCGCGCATCCTGGCGAAGGAGGGGGTGGACCTCATCGATTGTTCGTCGGGAGGCAACGTCCCGGGCGTGAAGATTCCCACGGGCCCGGGCTACCAGACGCGCTTCGCCGAGCGCATCCGTCGAGAGGCGCAGGTGCCCACGGGTGCGGTGGGGCTCATCCGCTCCGCGATGCAGGCCGAGCACATCCTGCGCACGGAGCAGGCGGACATGGTGTTCCTGGCGCGCGAGCTGCTGAGGGACCCGTACTGGCCGCTGCGAGCGGCGCGCAGCCTGGGCGCCGACGTCGCTTGGCCGCATCAATACGAGCGGGCTCGCAACTGA
- the carB gene encoding carbamoyl-phosphate synthase large subunit: protein MPKRTDIRKVLVIGSGPIVIGQAVEFDYSGTQAIKALRDEGVEVVLLNSNPATVMTDPEFAFRTYIEPITVDAAERILAAERPDSLLPTMGGQTALNLAKALAEQGILEKYGVRLIGASLEAINKAEDRQLFKAAMQKIGVALPKSGYATTLEQAMALVEEIGFPAIIRPSFTLGGTGGGIAYNREEFETICRSGLKASPTSTILVEESVLGWKEYELEVVRDSADNVIIVCSIENLDPMGVHTGDSITVAPAQTLTDREYQRMRQASLAIIREIGVDTGGSNIQFGINPKDGRMVVIEMNPRVSRSSALASKATGYPIAKVAAKLALGYTLDELRNDITRDTPASFEPTLDYVVVKVPRFNFEKFPHADRTLTTSMRSVGEVMAIGRTFREAYMKALRSMELGRVGLEPPELPTEKEERQKVLREALRIPRPERPWFVAQAFREGLTVEDVHALSAIDPWFLRYIEALVREAQSLQEYGRLDQLPDDVLRQAKAHGFSDKYLGKLLGYPEEEVRAHRHSRGIRPVFKRVDTCAAEFEAYTPYLYSTYEEEDEAPPTDRQKVLILGSGPIRIGQGIEFDYACVHAAFALREAGYETVMVNCNPETVSTDYDTSDRLYFEPLTIEDVLEVSQREKPVGAIVQFGGQTPLRLSVPLEKAGLPILGTSPDAIDRAEDRERFAKLIEKLGLTQPENGVARSHAEAFKVAERIGYPVMVRPSYVLGGRAMETVYDQQSLERYMREAVSASPEHPVLIDRFLKDAIEVDLDLVADRTGAVMIGGVLEHIQEAGVHSGDAAATLPPHSLSPDLVERMKDQAIALARELGVVGLMNVQFAIQGKTIYILEVNPRASRTVPFISKATGVAMAKIAALCMVGKTLQELGATNEPEMRHVAVKESVFPFARFAGVDVILGPEMKSTGEVMGLSQDYASAFAKSQLAAGVKLPKSGKVFISVKDDDKPAVVDLARRLRNMGFTLIVTAGTHKYLSTKGIEAQVVQKVKEGRPNIVDKIVDGEIVLVINTTFGKQEIADSFSIRRESLMHSVPYYTTVQAARMAVGALEALKRTDLEVKPLQDYLGMKSTVPGAARR, encoded by the coding sequence ATGCCCAAGCGTACCGATATCCGCAAGGTTCTGGTGATTGGCTCGGGCCCGATTGTCATCGGGCAGGCCGTCGAGTTCGACTACTCCGGTACCCAGGCCATCAAGGCCCTCCGGGACGAAGGCGTGGAGGTGGTGCTGCTCAACAGCAACCCCGCCACGGTGATGACCGATCCAGAGTTCGCATTCCGTACCTACATCGAGCCGATCACCGTCGACGCGGCGGAGCGCATCCTCGCCGCCGAGCGGCCGGACTCGCTCCTGCCGACGATGGGAGGCCAGACGGCCCTCAACCTCGCCAAGGCGCTGGCGGAGCAGGGCATCCTCGAGAAGTACGGCGTGCGCCTGATCGGCGCCTCGCTGGAGGCCATCAACAAGGCCGAGGACCGCCAGCTCTTCAAGGCGGCCATGCAGAAGATCGGCGTCGCGCTGCCCAAGAGCGGCTACGCGACGACGCTCGAGCAGGCCATGGCGCTGGTGGAGGAGATCGGCTTTCCCGCCATCATCCGGCCCTCCTTCACCCTCGGCGGCACCGGTGGCGGCATCGCCTACAACCGCGAGGAGTTCGAGACCATCTGCCGCTCGGGCCTGAAGGCCAGCCCCACCTCCACCATCCTCGTGGAGGAGAGCGTGCTGGGCTGGAAGGAGTACGAGCTGGAGGTGGTTCGCGACTCGGCGGACAACGTCATCATCGTCTGCTCCATCGAGAACCTGGACCCCATGGGCGTGCACACCGGGGATTCGATCACGGTGGCGCCCGCGCAGACGCTGACGGACCGCGAGTACCAGCGGATGCGGCAGGCGTCGCTGGCCATCATCCGGGAGATCGGCGTCGACACCGGCGGCTCGAACATCCAGTTCGGAATCAACCCGAAGGATGGCCGCATGGTGGTCATCGAGATGAACCCGCGCGTGTCGCGCTCCAGCGCGCTGGCCTCGAAGGCGACGGGCTACCCCATCGCCAAGGTCGCCGCGAAGCTGGCGCTGGGCTACACGCTGGACGAGCTGCGCAACGACATCACCCGTGACACGCCGGCCTCCTTCGAGCCGACGCTGGACTACGTGGTGGTGAAGGTGCCGCGCTTCAACTTCGAGAAGTTCCCGCACGCGGACCGCACGCTGACCACGAGCATGCGCTCGGTGGGCGAGGTGATGGCCATCGGCCGGACCTTCCGCGAGGCGTACATGAAGGCGCTGCGCTCCATGGAGCTGGGCCGCGTGGGCCTGGAGCCGCCAGAGCTGCCCACGGAGAAGGAGGAGCGGCAGAAGGTGCTGCGCGAGGCGCTGCGGATCCCGCGCCCGGAGCGGCCCTGGTTCGTCGCGCAGGCCTTCCGCGAGGGCCTGACGGTGGAGGACGTGCACGCGCTGTCCGCCATCGACCCGTGGTTCCTGCGCTACATCGAGGCGCTGGTGCGCGAGGCGCAGTCCCTCCAGGAGTACGGTCGGCTGGACCAGCTCCCGGACGACGTCCTGCGCCAGGCGAAGGCCCACGGCTTCTCCGACAAGTACCTGGGCAAGCTGCTCGGCTACCCGGAGGAGGAGGTGCGCGCGCACCGGCACTCGCGCGGCATCCGCCCCGTCTTCAAGCGGGTGGACACGTGCGCGGCCGAGTTCGAGGCGTACACGCCCTACCTCTACTCCACCTACGAGGAGGAGGACGAGGCGCCACCCACCGACCGCCAGAAGGTGCTCATCCTCGGCAGCGGCCCCATCCGCATCGGCCAGGGCATCGAGTTCGACTACGCGTGCGTACACGCCGCCTTCGCGCTGCGCGAGGCCGGGTACGAGACGGTGATGGTCAACTGCAACCCGGAGACGGTGTCCACGGACTACGACACGTCCGACCGCCTCTACTTCGAGCCGCTCACCATCGAGGACGTGCTCGAGGTGTCGCAGCGCGAGAAGCCGGTGGGCGCCATCGTCCAGTTCGGCGGCCAGACGCCGCTGCGCCTGTCGGTGCCGCTGGAGAAGGCGGGCCTGCCCATCCTCGGCACGTCGCCGGACGCCATCGACCGGGCGGAGGACCGCGAGCGCTTCGCGAAGCTCATCGAGAAGCTGGGGCTGACGCAGCCGGAGAACGGCGTCGCGCGCAGCCACGCGGAGGCCTTCAAGGTGGCCGAGCGCATCGGCTACCCGGTGATGGTGCGCCCCTCGTACGTGCTGGGCGGCCGGGCGATGGAGACGGTCTACGACCAGCAGAGCCTGGAGCGCTACATGCGCGAGGCGGTGAGCGCGTCGCCCGAGCACCCGGTGCTCATCGACCGCTTCCTCAAGGACGCCATCGAGGTGGACCTGGACCTGGTCGCGGACCGCACCGGCGCGGTGATGATCGGCGGCGTGCTGGAGCACATCCAGGAGGCGGGCGTGCACTCCGGTGACGCGGCCGCCACGCTGCCGCCGCACTCGCTGTCCCCGGACCTGGTCGAGCGCATGAAGGACCAGGCCATCGCCCTGGCGCGCGAGCTGGGCGTGGTGGGCCTGATGAACGTGCAGTTCGCCATCCAGGGGAAGACCATCTACATCCTGGAGGTGAACCCGCGCGCCAGCCGCACGGTGCCGTTCATCTCGAAGGCCACGGGCGTGGCGATGGCGAAGATCGCCGCGCTGTGCATGGTGGGCAAGACGCTCCAGGAGCTGGGCGCCACCAACGAGCCGGAGATGCGGCACGTCGCGGTGAAGGAGAGCGTGTTCCCCTTCGCGCGCTTCGCGGGCGTGGACGTCATCCTCGGCCCGGAGATGAAGTCCACGGGCGAGGTGATGGGCCTGTCCCAGGACTACGCGTCGGCCTTCGCCAAGAGCCAGCTGGCCGCGGGCGTGAAGCTGCCCAAGTCCGGCAAGGTGTTCATCTCCGTGAAGGACGACGACAAGCCCGCGGTGGTGGACCTGGCCCGCCGGCTGCGCAACATGGGCTTCACGCTCATCGTCACGGCGGGTACGCACAAGTACCTGTCGACCAAGGGCATCGAGGCGCAGGTGGTGCAGAAGGTGAAGGAGGGCCGGCCGAACATCGTCGACAAGATCGTCGACGGGGAGATCGTCCTGGTCATCAACACCACCTTCGGCAAGCAGGAGATCGCCGACAGCTTCTCCATCCGCCGCGAGTCGCTGATGCACTCCGTGCCGTACTACACGACGGTGCAGGCGGCTCGCATGGCGGTGGGCGCCCTGGAGGCACTCAAGCGCACGGACCTGGAAGTGAAGCCGCTCCAGGACTACCTCGGCATGAAGAGCACCGTGCCGGGCGCCGCGCGCCGGTAG
- the def gene encoding peptide deformylase: MVLKIVQAGEPVLRQKARDLTPEEIGSPEFQRLVALMRDTMRDAPGVGLAAPQVGVGLRLVVIEDRAEYQAAVPPADLAARERAPVPFQVLVNPRLTVEDATPAEFHEGCLSVTGFTALVARARGVKVEALDEQGQPVTVHATGWYARILQHELDHLDGTLYLDRMETRSFATLENHRRHWAGRSTAEVREALGLPSTAKREGR; encoded by the coding sequence ATGGTGCTCAAGATCGTCCAGGCAGGAGAGCCGGTCCTGCGTCAGAAGGCCCGGGACCTGACGCCCGAGGAGATTGGCAGTCCCGAGTTCCAGCGGCTCGTCGCGCTGATGCGGGACACGATGCGGGATGCGCCCGGAGTCGGCCTCGCCGCGCCCCAGGTGGGCGTGGGGCTGCGGCTGGTGGTCATCGAGGACCGCGCCGAGTACCAGGCCGCCGTGCCTCCCGCGGACCTCGCGGCGCGTGAGCGCGCCCCGGTTCCCTTCCAGGTGCTCGTCAACCCGCGCCTCACGGTGGAGGACGCCACGCCCGCGGAGTTCCACGAGGGGTGTCTCAGCGTCACCGGCTTCACCGCGCTGGTGGCCCGCGCCCGTGGCGTGAAGGTGGAGGCCCTGGACGAGCAGGGACAGCCCGTGACGGTGCATGCGACGGGCTGGTATGCGCGCATCCTCCAGCACGAGCTGGACCACCTGGACGGCACGCTCTACCTGGACCGGATGGAGACGCGCAGCTTCGCGACGTTGGAGAACCACCGTCGCCATTGGGCCGGGCGCTCCACGGCGGAGGTCCGGGAGGCCCTGGGGCTGCCGTCGACGGCGAAGCGCGAGGGGCGCTGA
- a CDS encoding SDR family NAD(P)-dependent oxidoreductase, with protein sequence MKLISNSAIVTGAAQGIGRGIAERLMRDGANVLVFGRTKGKVEEAASDLNRLLDGRARAVPFTGDVTRAEDVARALEVATAELGLPGILVNNAGTATLAPLLELPDADFDQVMAINLKGPFLFMKAFARALVEAKSPGVVVNISSLNQLSVTDGLGHYCASKAGLANLSKVAASEWGRHGIRVNVVAPGAIRTPLAESVGLMEIMGQEFLSRTPLGKMCGMPADVAGVVAFLCGEDAAWITGETISVDGGNHIRGLHSYWDLMSAAAKK encoded by the coding sequence GTGAAGCTGATATCGAACAGCGCGATCGTGACGGGGGCCGCGCAGGGGATTGGGAGAGGCATCGCCGAGCGTCTGATGCGGGACGGCGCGAACGTGCTCGTCTTCGGCCGGACGAAGGGCAAGGTGGAGGAGGCCGCCAGCGACCTCAATCGGCTGCTCGATGGCCGTGCGCGGGCGGTGCCGTTCACGGGGGATGTGACGCGGGCGGAGGATGTCGCGCGGGCGCTCGAGGTCGCCACGGCCGAGCTGGGCCTGCCGGGCATCCTGGTGAACAACGCCGGGACGGCGACGTTGGCGCCGCTGCTCGAGTTGCCGGACGCGGACTTCGACCAGGTGATGGCCATCAACCTGAAGGGGCCCTTCCTGTTCATGAAGGCCTTCGCGCGGGCGCTCGTCGAGGCGAAGAGCCCCGGCGTGGTGGTCAACATCTCCTCCCTGAACCAGCTCTCCGTGACGGATGGGCTGGGGCACTACTGCGCCTCCAAGGCGGGGCTGGCGAACCTCTCGAAGGTGGCCGCGTCGGAGTGGGGGCGCCATGGCATCCGGGTGAACGTGGTGGCCCCTGGCGCCATCCGCACGCCGCTGGCGGAGAGCGTGGGCCTCATGGAGATCATGGGGCAGGAGTTCCTGTCCCGGACGCCGCTGGGCAAGATGTGCGGCATGCCGGCGGACGTCGCGGGCGTCGTCGCCTTCCTCTGTGGAGAGGACGCGGCCTGGATCACCGGGGAGACGATCTCCGTCGACGGTGGCAACCACATCCGAGGGTTGCACAGCTACTGGGATCTGATGAGCGCCGCCGCGAAGAAGTAG
- a CDS encoding fatty acid desaturase family protein: protein MSSSAAPEFNLASVDAEGFHRELKALRAELDANLGEADLAHLRKIERWGRVATVLGVATCWLVPNPVSAAALSLGRSTRWLLMHHVGHRGYDRVPGVPPSRTGKGFAKGARRYLDWLDWMLPDAWVFEHNVLHHSYTGEDADPDLLERNAEGSLRNPARPLALRYLQLALLALTWRASYYAPETLSALRRKGRRDGGALTRAEWKELLLRCYLPYAAVQFVLFPALFLVVGPWAAFSAFCNSLLADVLTSVHTFLVVGPNHTGEDLYRFDASPANKGVRYVQQVIGSANYRTGGDLNDFAHLWLNYQIEHHIWPDLPMLKYREAQPKVRALCEKYGIPYVQESVWTRVRKMVDVVVGKRSMRRLAAPTAVTEPLPAANALPVTTAA, encoded by the coding sequence ATGTCGTCGTCCGCCGCCCCTGAGTTCAACCTCGCGTCCGTGGACGCGGAGGGCTTCCACCGCGAGCTGAAGGCCCTGCGGGCGGAGCTGGACGCGAACCTGGGCGAGGCGGACCTGGCTCACCTGCGGAAGATCGAACGCTGGGGCCGCGTGGCCACCGTGCTGGGCGTGGCCACATGCTGGCTGGTGCCCAACCCCGTCAGCGCCGCGGCGCTCAGCCTGGGGCGCTCGACGCGGTGGCTGCTCATGCACCACGTGGGACACCGGGGCTATGACCGGGTCCCCGGCGTTCCTCCGTCCCGCACGGGCAAGGGCTTCGCGAAGGGCGCGCGCCGCTACCTCGACTGGCTCGACTGGATGCTGCCGGACGCCTGGGTCTTCGAGCACAACGTGCTCCACCACTCGTACACCGGCGAGGACGCGGACCCCGACCTGCTGGAGCGCAACGCGGAGGGCTCCCTGCGCAACCCGGCCCGGCCGCTCGCGCTGCGCTATCTCCAGCTCGCGCTGCTGGCCCTCACGTGGCGGGCCTCCTACTACGCGCCGGAGACGCTGAGCGCGCTTCGCCGCAAGGGCCGCCGGGATGGCGGGGCCCTCACGCGGGCGGAGTGGAAGGAGCTGCTGCTGCGCTGCTACCTGCCCTACGCGGCCGTCCAGTTCGTCCTCTTCCCGGCGCTGTTCCTCGTGGTGGGGCCGTGGGCCGCCTTCAGCGCGTTCTGCAACTCGCTGCTCGCGGACGTGCTCACCAGCGTCCACACGTTCCTGGTCGTGGGCCCGAACCACACGGGCGAGGACCTCTACCGCTTCGACGCGTCCCCGGCCAACAAGGGGGTCCGCTACGTCCAGCAGGTGATTGGCAGCGCGAACTACCGCACCGGTGGCGACCTGAACGACTTCGCGCACCTTTGGCTGAACTACCAGATCGAACACCACATCTGGCCGGACCTGCCCATGCTCAAGTACCGCGAGGCCCAGCCGAAGGTCCGCGCGCTCTGCGAGAAGTACGGCATCCCCTACGTGCAGGAGAGCGTGTGGACGCGCGTCCGGAAGATGGTGGACGTGGTCGTCGGCAAGCGCTCCATGCGCAGGCTCGCCGCCCCGACGGCGGTCACCGAGCCGCTGCCAGCGGCGAACGCGCTCCCCGTCACGACGGCCGCCTGA